The Novosphingobium kaempferiae genome includes a window with the following:
- a CDS encoding ExbD/TolR family protein produces the protein MAISTGGGGAETPMSDINTTPLVDVMLVLLIIFLIAVPVAIQTIEKLRIPVIVAQESKDKVENLLLTVSTTDVSGKSAGEPGFQGANRGGECRIYINNVTPVTSEELRDQAFKRLDAIVKREGGPQALMANPDLIPQVHIRGDVEAPWRCVAGAIYNVQVSGYPTVGFISNPIDPNA, from the coding sequence ATGGCGATATCCACGGGCGGAGGCGGTGCAGAGACACCGATGTCCGACATCAACACGACGCCGCTCGTCGACGTCATGCTGGTGCTGCTCATCATCTTCCTGATCGCGGTTCCGGTCGCGATCCAGACGATCGAGAAGCTGCGCATCCCCGTCATCGTAGCCCAGGAGTCGAAGGACAAGGTGGAGAACCTCCTCCTTACCGTCTCGACCACCGACGTTTCCGGCAAGTCCGCCGGTGAACCCGGGTTCCAGGGTGCGAACCGCGGCGGTGAATGCCGCATCTACATCAACAACGTGACGCCGGTGACCTCCGAGGAACTGCGCGACCAGGCCTTCAAGCGTCTCGACGCGATCGTGAAGCGCGAAGGTGGTCCGCAGGCTCTCATGGCGAACCCGGATCTCATCCCGCAGGTCCACATCCGCGGTGACGTCGAGGCGCCTTGGCGCTGCGTCGCCGGTGCGATCTACAACGTTCAGGTTTCGGGCTATCCGACGGTTGGCTTCATCTCCAACCCGATCGATCCGAACGCCTGA
- a CDS encoding ExbD/TolR family protein — protein sequence MAMSGGKEDGSPMMEMNTTPLIDVMLCLLIMFIMSIPVATHSIDIDLPVATPPTDTPPPIDPVKNKIVLTQDSKIMWNGTQIDQGRLVQTLEATTRMNPEPELQFQPEPEASYDLSAQVLQVIKASAVTKFGFVGNEQFATFGK from the coding sequence ATGGCAATGTCAGGCGGCAAGGAAGATGGCTCGCCGATGATGGAGATGAACACGACGCCGTTGATCGACGTCATGCTCTGCCTCCTCATCATGTTCATCATGTCCATCCCGGTTGCGACGCACTCGATCGACATCGATCTGCCCGTAGCCACCCCTCCGACGGACACGCCGCCCCCGATCGATCCCGTGAAGAACAAGATCGTGCTGACTCAGGACAGCAAGATCATGTGGAACGGAACCCAGATCGACCAGGGCCGGCTGGTCCAGACGCTCGAAGCCACGACCCGCATGAATCCCGAGCCGGAACTCCAGTTCCAGCCGGAACCGGAAGCCAGCTACGATCTCTCGGCGCAGGTTCTCCAGGTCATCAAGGCCTCGGCCGTCACGAAGTTCGGCTTCGTCGGCAACGAACAGTTCGCGACCTTCGGCAAGTAA
- a CDS encoding winged helix-turn-helix domain-containing protein — protein sequence MQRDNCIKEEWLVFGPFRYDSHRGVLYENSRLIGLGRYEAILLAALIDGAGDVVSREDLLRKMWPEGCSADYNLRWQVSSLRRRIRCTPGHRHIVAVTGRGYRFVSTVKRISPRATEALVGENDARVNSTEKYQGSEVSLLTLVVTTLERVPVHLLADLASEDDDRKESARSIIAERITREIINH from the coding sequence ATGCAGCGCGATAACTGTATCAAGGAGGAATGGCTCGTTTTTGGACCATTTCGATATGACAGCCATAGGGGTGTACTTTATGAAAACAGCCGTTTGATCGGCCTTGGCAGGTACGAGGCAATACTTCTTGCGGCACTGATCGATGGTGCAGGTGACGTTGTTTCACGTGAGGATCTTCTCAGGAAGATGTGGCCCGAAGGGTGCAGCGCCGATTACAATCTTCGCTGGCAAGTGTCGTCCCTGCGGCGGCGCATTCGCTGTACGCCAGGACACCGACACATCGTCGCAGTTACAGGAAGAGGCTATCGCTTCGTCTCGACCGTTAAACGTATCTCGCCGCGGGCAACCGAGGCGCTAGTCGGCGAAAATGATGCGCGCGTAAATTCAACCGAAAAATACCAAGGGAGCGAAGTTTCCCTGCTGACCCTTGTCGTTACGACCTTGGAACGGGTGCCCGTGCATCTCCTTGCCGACCTTGCGTCAGAAGATGATGATCGGAAGGAAAGCGCTAGAAGTATCATAGCTGAGCGCATCACACGTGAAATCATTAATCATTAA
- a CDS encoding autotransporter outer membrane beta-barrel domain-containing protein: MSSQVRHVFHGRALRTLRLGAGAAALASSLLLAPGGALAKDHCPGLAGAGCTLTAPVLARVTPAAADPLPHDLTLRVSPVQAVIAAPRSGGITVAQAGSAALAPVKSTNVIDPTVAAVPGWPDGNVVVDEGTVVKTGDNTPGIGTVTNGTTTIKAGSITTDGSVSAGIHAEGSGQISIDVGTVETSGWRSDGIFATTNVGGSTGGIAIKAGSIDTTGDLSNGITATAYRGDVTIDVGQVKTTGYGAGGIYANAGEGNATVTAGTVNTSGESARGVVAYSNGTTKVVVDSVSTVGGGAVQDANAGAIIAMGTSVEVHAGTVSTQGDYSDGIYASSNFTYDNGQASHDIAITAGSVSTAGDRAAGIVAINVEGDNHIDVGTVKTTGDYATGVYALSVYGNTSIKAGDVSTTGYASQGVYGKAIFGGDVNIDVGKVTTAGDHAPAVYGLAYYGNVTIKAGEVATSGYHSEGVVGIGAFGGKVSIQTGNVSTTGDFSAGVVGVSGSFYAPSAGGGVDIKLDGDVSTAGLGSHGVFAYAIEGDIAITGKGSITTAGDYARGIFAQAYKGDVDIDVGNIETGGFSSDGIYVRALDSNLTIKAGDLVTHGGYANGVEVHMRGDADITVGNVTTNGLFASGLNIGASAIDVHVAGDLTTNGMLSAGAFLQAYDGVANLTVDGKTLTNGGGSTGLMVRGAQGAVVTAGEVITYGDNASGIIAVSEYGDVTVNANGVTTKGFYGDGIRARTFSETGGITINNTGAIKVSGAYSAGIHVISQGGPIKIDNPGKISVYGDYGMGIYARVLNGAGAIDISAGDIVTEGYRSAGVIALGLGDVNIDVGAISGTKSDGALGLVAISNGGGNVNVTAKSVEVLGTAIQIGTDGNVNLDVGDVKSGGSHSRGIQIDSKGDVTVKAGKIDSFGLYDATAIAITTEGAVRLMAADVVTQADGSNAIDVHAGSADIRVTGDVVTLLDGSTGINARSDAGDTLVQVAGTVFTDGVGSKGIYAGGNGNVALSANEVVTLRGSSTAITGFSTAGDVTIGVNSVATSGADSTGVYGAVRDAYGTGFKGDVTITAGTVATRGADSVGVVGINTTHGGNVDITVSDVTTRREKAMGIYAYSSYGSGKVVAGNVSTRGPAAHGVFVNVNQIADVTVNSVETLGDVSTGISAWSFVGSKVKAGKVETSGPGSTGIHGLTGIISNYLTYRGDVEITAGEVITHGDESIGILAQSKYGSSKVTAGSITTTGAISSGVFTYTRGLLGSHLRADSRIYVNAVLTKGEGSDGIYVSGQYSAVQIAAGKIVTEGDHSAGIRTFTHDTSQLIEVHDVATSGYDSWGVLAHAANGDVSIKATGMVTTSGDGAEAIRANASDGHVSLEVANVVTTGNKAEGVYAFLVGITKSAEITAGSIKTSGDESHGIRAYNLNGGVIAYKDNLVDASKSNTGMSSVNASAQDLAISIEAGSIDVSGLGAKGIFVQGQGSVSTTVGNVKSAQDEAIHLLARGSNALTVRGAVSGGIGDELSNIAAVFMTGSDVNFTAASGAKISGMVGVSAMATGAAPEAEDPGIGLPEEPGIGIGVLDATPVTVKGTVRIENAGTITGTRAAISTIMSNSIIVNRGVIDGAIVTSEGDDTITNYGTWIFGGSRAATGFGGGNNLLINSGIVRLAASKEGKPSVAVLNDLSRFENSGTLSLQNGVAGDTLTLPGDYVASGKAKLGIDLGGQGKVSDRLVVEGAATGSTSISLTSTDGYGATLLNGPLRIVTVGAGSAANAFTLESTDIGFVRYGLTYDAASRSYSVLSTAGAPVYRFARLNEGAQSVWLKSAEAFTTHMRTSRDLGDPGRRIWGQMSGGVANRDETRAVAGGNGFGATSYDLDYRQDFYGGELGFDAVQGDGVTAGVMGGYTSSTQRFKANGDKGRTDALNVGAYGGVTRGLLFANLLVKYDHFSTRVSSQQMDWDDTIDGHSIGAQGEVGARLGSAKFFVEPAASLAWQSTSLGDIEPLDQTIAFDKASGLRGRIGARLGGVAKLLGTEVTFYGAGDFVHEFKGDDGATLVSGGQSVWVPGARMADYGQATLGLDIKGSGPVSGFIQGSGTFGSSYSGVDGRAGIRFTF, encoded by the coding sequence GTGTCTTCACAGGTTCGTCACGTTTTCCATGGTCGCGCCCTGCGCACGCTGCGCCTCGGTGCCGGTGCAGCCGCGCTGGCTTCCTCGCTGCTGCTCGCTCCCGGCGGCGCGCTTGCCAAGGATCATTGTCCCGGCCTTGCCGGAGCAGGGTGCACCCTGACTGCACCCGTTCTGGCGCGCGTGACGCCTGCTGCGGCCGATCCGCTGCCGCATGACCTGACGCTGCGTGTATCGCCGGTACAGGCCGTGATCGCAGCTCCGCGCAGCGGCGGCATCACGGTGGCGCAGGCCGGGAGTGCGGCGCTCGCCCCGGTGAAGTCGACCAACGTGATCGACCCGACCGTCGCCGCCGTTCCCGGCTGGCCGGACGGCAACGTGGTGGTCGATGAAGGCACCGTGGTGAAGACCGGCGACAACACGCCGGGCATCGGCACCGTCACCAACGGCACGACCACGATCAAGGCCGGTTCGATCACCACCGACGGCTCCGTCTCGGCGGGCATTCACGCCGAGGGCTCGGGCCAGATCAGCATCGACGTCGGCACCGTGGAGACCAGCGGCTGGCGCTCCGACGGCATCTTCGCGACCACCAACGTCGGTGGATCGACCGGCGGCATCGCCATCAAGGCGGGCAGCATCGACACCACCGGCGATCTGTCGAACGGCATCACCGCCACGGCCTATCGCGGGGACGTCACCATCGATGTCGGCCAGGTCAAGACGACCGGCTACGGCGCGGGCGGCATCTACGCCAATGCCGGGGAGGGCAACGCGACCGTAACCGCCGGGACGGTGAACACCTCCGGCGAAAGCGCGCGCGGTGTCGTCGCGTATTCGAACGGCACCACCAAGGTCGTCGTCGACAGCGTGAGCACCGTAGGCGGCGGCGCCGTGCAGGATGCCAACGCGGGCGCGATCATCGCGATGGGCACCTCGGTCGAAGTGCACGCGGGCACCGTCAGCACGCAGGGCGACTATTCCGACGGAATCTACGCCAGTTCGAACTTCACCTATGACAACGGCCAGGCCTCGCACGACATCGCCATCACCGCAGGCTCGGTCTCGACTGCGGGCGACCGTGCGGCGGGCATCGTCGCCATCAACGTCGAGGGTGACAACCATATCGACGTCGGCACCGTGAAGACCACCGGCGACTATGCGACGGGCGTCTATGCGCTTTCGGTGTACGGCAACACCAGCATCAAGGCCGGTGACGTATCGACGACCGGCTACGCCTCGCAAGGCGTGTACGGCAAAGCCATCTTCGGCGGAGACGTCAACATCGACGTCGGCAAGGTGACGACTGCCGGCGATCACGCCCCGGCGGTCTATGGCCTCGCCTATTATGGCAACGTGACGATCAAGGCCGGCGAAGTCGCGACTTCGGGCTATCACTCCGAGGGCGTCGTCGGCATCGGCGCGTTCGGCGGCAAGGTCTCGATCCAGACCGGCAACGTGAGCACGACCGGAGACTTCTCCGCCGGCGTGGTCGGCGTCAGCGGCAGCTTCTATGCGCCCAGCGCGGGTGGCGGCGTCGACATCAAGCTTGACGGCGATGTCAGCACCGCCGGCCTCGGCTCGCACGGCGTCTTCGCCTATGCGATCGAAGGCGATATCGCCATCACCGGCAAGGGCTCCATCACCACGGCAGGCGACTACGCTCGCGGCATCTTCGCCCAGGCCTACAAGGGTGATGTCGATATCGATGTCGGCAACATCGAGACCGGTGGTTTCAGCAGCGACGGCATCTATGTTCGGGCGCTGGACAGCAACCTGACCATCAAGGCGGGCGACCTTGTCACGCATGGCGGCTACGCCAACGGTGTCGAGGTTCACATGCGTGGCGATGCCGATATCACCGTGGGCAATGTCACGACAAACGGTCTCTTCGCGTCCGGACTGAACATAGGAGCCTCGGCCATCGATGTTCATGTCGCCGGGGATCTGACGACCAACGGGATGTTGTCCGCCGGCGCATTCCTTCAGGCCTATGACGGCGTTGCGAACCTGACGGTGGACGGCAAGACCCTCACCAACGGCGGCGGCTCGACAGGCTTAATGGTGCGGGGCGCACAGGGTGCCGTCGTGACGGCGGGAGAAGTGATCACCTACGGCGACAACGCTTCCGGCATCATTGCGGTCAGCGAGTATGGCGATGTGACGGTCAACGCCAACGGCGTCACGACCAAGGGTTTCTACGGGGACGGCATTCGCGCCCGGACGTTCTCCGAAACCGGCGGCATCACGATCAACAATACCGGCGCCATCAAGGTGTCAGGCGCCTATTCGGCGGGCATCCACGTCATCAGCCAAGGCGGGCCGATCAAGATCGACAATCCCGGCAAGATCTCCGTTTACGGCGATTATGGCATGGGCATCTATGCCCGGGTGCTCAACGGTGCGGGCGCGATCGACATCAGTGCCGGCGACATCGTTACCGAGGGCTACCGCAGCGCAGGCGTCATCGCTCTGGGGTTGGGCGATGTGAATATCGATGTCGGAGCGATTTCGGGAACGAAAAGCGACGGAGCCCTCGGTTTGGTGGCGATCTCCAACGGCGGTGGCAACGTCAACGTCACGGCGAAGAGCGTAGAGGTCCTTGGAACGGCGATCCAGATCGGAACCGATGGCAACGTCAATCTCGACGTCGGGGACGTGAAGAGTGGCGGCAGCCATAGCCGTGGCATCCAGATCGACAGCAAGGGCGACGTTACCGTGAAGGCGGGGAAGATCGATAGCTTTGGTCTTTACGACGCAACGGCGATAGCCATCACGACCGAAGGTGCGGTCAGGCTCATGGCCGCAGATGTCGTGACGCAGGCTGACGGATCCAACGCTATCGATGTCCACGCTGGAAGCGCGGATATTCGTGTAACCGGCGACGTCGTTACACTTCTTGACGGTTCGACCGGGATCAATGCGCGTTCCGATGCAGGCGATACTCTGGTCCAGGTCGCTGGCACCGTCTTCACGGATGGCGTCGGCAGCAAGGGCATCTATGCCGGCGGCAATGGCAATGTGGCCCTGTCGGCGAACGAAGTTGTCACCTTGCGTGGCAGTTCTACGGCCATCACCGGTTTCAGCACCGCCGGGGATGTAACGATCGGCGTGAATAGCGTGGCAACAAGCGGTGCGGATTCGACAGGTGTCTACGGCGCCGTCCGCGATGCATACGGCACCGGATTCAAGGGTGATGTCACCATCACGGCAGGCACGGTCGCGACGCGCGGCGCAGACTCCGTGGGTGTCGTGGGCATCAACACGACCCACGGTGGCAACGTCGATATCACCGTTTCGGATGTGACGACCCGACGGGAAAAGGCCATGGGTATCTACGCATATTCTTCCTACGGCTCGGGTAAGGTGGTGGCTGGCAACGTCTCCACCCGAGGACCAGCGGCGCATGGTGTCTTCGTGAACGTCAACCAGATCGCGGACGTGACCGTCAATTCGGTTGAAACGCTGGGTGACGTGTCGACGGGTATTTCCGCGTGGAGCTTCGTCGGCTCGAAGGTCAAAGCCGGAAAGGTCGAGACGTCCGGCCCCGGCTCGACGGGAATCCATGGTCTGACCGGCATAATCAGTAACTACCTCACGTATCGCGGCGATGTCGAAATCACTGCGGGAGAGGTCATCACGCATGGCGATGAATCAATCGGCATACTTGCGCAATCAAAATATGGATCGTCCAAGGTCACGGCCGGGTCCATTACCACTACCGGGGCCATCTCGAGCGGTGTATTCACTTATACCAGAGGCTTGCTGGGATCGCACCTTCGTGCCGATAGTCGTATCTACGTCAACGCCGTGTTGACAAAGGGTGAAGGGTCAGATGGTATATACGTGTCCGGCCAATATAGCGCGGTACAGATAGCCGCTGGAAAAATTGTCACCGAGGGCGATCATTCCGCCGGTATTCGCACGTTCACTCACGACACTTCGCAGCTAATCGAAGTCCATGACGTCGCGACGTCTGGCTATGACAGCTGGGGTGTTCTTGCGCATGCCGCAAACGGAGACGTCTCGATCAAAGCCACTGGAATGGTCACGACCTCCGGCGATGGAGCGGAAGCCATTCGCGCCAATGCTTCGGACGGGCACGTGTCGCTGGAGGTCGCCAACGTGGTGACTACGGGTAATAAGGCCGAGGGGGTTTACGCCTTTTTGGTCGGCATCACGAAGTCGGCGGAGATCACGGCTGGATCGATCAAGACCTCCGGGGATGAATCCCATGGTATCCGAGCCTACAACCTGAATGGCGGGGTCATCGCGTACAAGGACAACTTGGTCGATGCGAGCAAGTCGAACACGGGCATGTCGAGTGTCAATGCATCAGCCCAGGATCTCGCGATCTCCATTGAAGCGGGCAGCATTGATGTTTCGGGGCTCGGCGCCAAGGGTATCTTCGTTCAAGGACAAGGAAGCGTCAGCACAACGGTAGGAAATGTGAAGTCTGCGCAGGATGAGGCCATCCATCTTCTGGCGCGTGGTAGCAACGCACTGACCGTCAGGGGTGCTGTAAGCGGCGGGATCGGCGACGAGCTTAGCAATATCGCTGCGGTCTTTATGACAGGCAGTGATGTCAACTTCACAGCGGCAAGTGGCGCGAAGATCAGCGGAATGGTCGGCGTCAGCGCGATGGCAACCGGGGCCGCTCCAGAGGCTGAGGATCCCGGCATTGGCCTTCCGGAGGAACCCGGTATTGGTATTGGCGTGCTCGACGCTACGCCGGTAACGGTCAAGGGTACCGTGCGGATCGAGAACGCTGGAACCATTACAGGAACGCGAGCTGCCATCAGTACAATCATGAGCAATAGCATCATTGTTAACAGGGGCGTCATTGATGGTGCGATCGTCACCTCCGAGGGCGACGACACGATCACAAATTACGGAACCTGGATCTTCGGCGGAAGTCGCGCGGCAACAGGTTTTGGTGGGGGTAATAACCTCCTGATCAACAGTGGTATTGTGCGGCTGGCTGCAAGCAAGGAGGGTAAGCCGAGCGTTGCCGTATTGAATGACCTGAGCCGCTTCGAGAACTCGGGCACGCTTAGCCTGCAGAACGGCGTGGCGGGCGATACGCTGACGCTTCCGGGCGACTATGTCGCCTCGGGCAAGGCGAAGCTCGGCATCGACCTCGGCGGGCAGGGCAAGGTCTCCGACCGGCTTGTCGTCGAAGGTGCGGCGACGGGATCGACGTCGATCTCGCTCACCAGTACCGATGGCTACGGCGCGACCCTGCTGAACGGGCCGCTTCGGATCGTGACGGTGGGCGCTGGGTCCGCCGCCAATGCCTTCACGCTCGAATCCACCGATATCGGCTTCGTGCGCTATGGCCTCACCTATGACGCCGCCAGCCGCAGCTACAGCGTTCTGAGCACGGCGGGCGCACCGGTCTACCGCTTCGCACGCCTGAACGAGGGCGCGCAGTCGGTCTGGCTCAAGTCCGCCGAGGCGTTCACCACCCACATGCGCACCAGCCGCGATCTCGGCGATCCCGGCAGGCGCATCTGGGGCCAGATGTCGGGCGGCGTCGCCAACCGCGACGAGACGCGCGCGGTGGCGGGCGGCAACGGCTTCGGCGCGACCAGCTACGACCTCGACTATCGCCAGGACTTCTACGGCGGCGAACTCGGTTTCGACGCGGTGCAGGGCGACGGCGTCACGGCGGGCGTCATGGGTGGCTACACAAGCTCGACCCAGCGCTTCAAGGCGAACGGCGACAAGGGCCGCACCGATGCGCTCAACGTGGGTGCCTATGGCGGCGTGACGAGGGGCCTGCTCTTCGCCAACCTGCTGGTGAAGTACGATCACTTCTCGACCCGCGTCTCCAGCCAGCAGATGGACTGGGACGATACCATCGACGGCCACAGCATCGGCGCACAGGGTGAAGTGGGTGCGCGACTGGGCTCGGCGAAGTTCTTCGTCGAACCTGCCGCAAGCCTCGCCTGGCAGTCCACCTCGCTCGGCGACATCGAGCCGCTCGACCAGACGATCGCCTTCGACAAGGCAAGCGGGCTGCGCGGCCGCATTGGAGCCCGCCTCGGCGGCGTTGCGAAGCTCCTCGGAACCGAAGTGACCTTCTATGGCGCGGGCGATTTCGTCCACGAGTTCAAGGGCGATGACGGCGCCACGCTCGTCAGCGGCGGGCAGAGCGTCTGGGTTCCCGGGGCACGCATGGCCGACTACGGGCAGGCGACGCTGGGCCTCGATATCAAGGGTTCCGGCCCGGTCTCGGGCTTCATCCAGGGCTCCGGCACGTTCGGAAGCAGCTACTCGGGTGTCGATGGACGCGCGGGCATCCGCTTCACTTTCTGA
- a CDS encoding GFA family protein, whose product MTKKHTARCACGTVQFEFDTDPDFIAVCHCLDCKKASGGEAATWFGIPEDDFTVTSGETKAYGYVADSGKKLDRNFCPTCASRLYTSNLESFPGLVFVQLGSLDDPSFITPKLEMYVKRRLPWVTPLDMPQFEAMPT is encoded by the coding sequence ATGACCAAGAAACACACCGCCCGATGCGCCTGCGGCACCGTCCAGTTCGAGTTCGATACCGATCCCGATTTCATCGCCGTATGCCACTGCCTCGACTGCAAGAAGGCGTCGGGGGGCGAGGCCGCGACCTGGTTCGGCATTCCCGAGGACGACTTCACGGTCACCAGCGGCGAGACCAAAGCTTACGGCTATGTCGCGGATTCGGGCAAGAAGCTCGACCGCAACTTCTGCCCGACCTGCGCCTCGCGGCTCTACACCAGCAATCTGGAAAGCTTCCCCGGTCTGGTCTTCGTCCAGCTCGGCAGCCTCGACGATCCCTCGTTCATCACGCCCAAGCTGGAGATGTACGTGAAGCGCCGCCTGCCGTGGGTGACGCCGCTCGACATGCCGCAGTTCGAGGCCATGCCGACCTGA
- a CDS encoding NAD(P)-dependent alcohol dehydrogenase, which yields MKAARILEYKKPLVIEDIPIPDIQPDEVLVKVAACGMCQSDILLVDGFFQTYADIPPPVIPGHEITGTIEKMGNLIPKVAGLAEGDHVAVSPGWGDGVCRHCQAGNHQICPNVRWPGFGTYGGFAEYIPVPARYIIKVPKNLTLTQLAPLTDAGLTPYRAIKKVRDAGGFGPDRVIGVFGVGGLGAYAVQYAKLMSGGGKVVAFARNLDKLAIAKEYGADHIIAIKGKSAADVGKELQQATGQGKLDAIIDTVGAPEMMQMGFSLLATSGHYADVGFMGDRLDIPLFPRVSGEQTFHGSFWGNNTDLSEVMALAAQDKIKHTIKTIQFDQINEYIELLRAGEVLGRAVVEY from the coding sequence ATGAAAGCTGCGCGCATCCTCGAATACAAGAAGCCCCTCGTGATCGAGGACATCCCGATTCCCGACATCCAGCCGGACGAGGTGCTGGTCAAGGTCGCCGCCTGCGGCATGTGCCAGTCGGACATCCTGCTGGTCGACGGCTTCTTCCAGACTTACGCCGACATACCGCCGCCGGTCATCCCCGGCCACGAGATCACCGGCACCATCGAGAAGATGGGCAATCTCATCCCCAAGGTCGCGGGCCTTGCCGAAGGCGATCACGTCGCCGTCTCTCCGGGCTGGGGCGACGGCGTGTGCCGCCACTGCCAGGCGGGCAACCACCAGATCTGCCCCAACGTGCGCTGGCCGGGCTTCGGCACTTACGGCGGCTTTGCCGAGTATATCCCGGTGCCCGCGCGCTACATCATCAAGGTGCCGAAGAACCTCACGCTCACCCAGCTCGCGCCGCTGACCGACGCGGGGCTCACCCCGTATCGCGCGATCAAGAAGGTACGCGATGCGGGCGGCTTCGGGCCTGACCGGGTGATCGGCGTGTTCGGCGTCGGCGGCCTCGGCGCCTATGCCGTGCAGTACGCCAAGCTGATGAGCGGCGGCGGCAAGGTCGTCGCCTTCGCGCGCAACCTCGACAAGCTCGCCATCGCCAAGGAATACGGCGCGGACCACATCATCGCGATCAAGGGCAAGTCCGCCGCCGATGTCGGCAAGGAGCTGCAACAGGCGACCGGACAGGGCAAGCTCGATGCGATCATCGATACCGTCGGCGCGCCCGAGATGATGCAGATGGGCTTCTCGCTGCTGGCCACCAGCGGCCACTATGCCGATGTCGGCTTCATGGGCGACCGCCTCGATATCCCGCTGTTCCCGCGTGTCTCGGGCGAGCAGACGTTCCACGGATCGTTCTGGGGCAACAACACCGACCTCAGCGAAGTCATGGCGCTCGCCGCGCAGGACAAGATCAAGCACACGATCAAGACCATCCAGTTCGACCAGATCAACGAATACATCGAACTCCTGCGCGCCGGCGAAGTGCTCGGCCGCGCCGTGGTGGAATACTAG
- a CDS encoding GlcG/HbpS family heme-binding protein, with amino-acid sequence MKPKLKAGSEDIMPRLYTPLTLDDAKQMLAAGEAAALETGLAYNIAVVDAGGNLIAFSRQDGALIGSIDLAIGKARTARLFDKTTDELAHLAQPEAPLFGIEQSNEGKVVIFGGGLPVHLDGAIIGAVGTSAGTVEQDITVARAAVSAIANAS; translated from the coding sequence GTGAAGCCGAAACTAAAGGCCGGAAGCGAGGACATCATGCCAAGGCTTTACACGCCCCTGACCCTGGACGACGCGAAGCAGATGCTGGCGGCCGGAGAGGCCGCCGCGCTCGAAACCGGGCTTGCCTACAACATCGCCGTGGTCGACGCGGGCGGCAACCTGATCGCGTTCTCGCGGCAGGACGGCGCCCTGATCGGCAGCATCGACCTTGCCATCGGCAAGGCGCGGACCGCGCGCCTGTTCGACAAGACGACCGACGAACTGGCGCATCTCGCCCAGCCCGAAGCGCCGCTGTTCGGCATCGAGCAGAGCAACGAGGGCAAGGTGGTGATCTTCGGCGGCGGGCTGCCCGTCCACCTCGACGGCGCGATCATCGGCGCGGTGGGGACCAGCGCCGGCACCGTCGAGCAGGACATCACCGTCGCCAGAGCGGCCGTCTCCGCCATCGCAAACGCATCGTAG
- a CDS encoding RNA polymerase sigma factor, with amino-acid sequence MRFARLGLGDGDPLPPEHDRIAPAAITLEDLYRDHKPGLLRFVKGYGAAEDAEDIVHQVFVRVAKRGACSAIGSPGRYLRQAARNLVRDRRSALLRTGADRHVSIDDAIVADGDPIAALEARDRLARIEQAVLRLKPLTRQIFLACRIDGCSYGEIAQQTGLSVRGVEKQMNRALKQLERHLSRDG; translated from the coding sequence ATGAGGTTCGCACGGCTAGGTTTGGGTGATGGTGATCCTCTGCCTCCCGAACATGACCGGATCGCGCCCGCAGCGATCACGCTGGAGGACCTCTATCGCGATCACAAACCGGGATTGCTGCGTTTCGTGAAGGGCTACGGCGCCGCTGAAGATGCCGAGGACATCGTCCATCAGGTCTTCGTGCGGGTTGCGAAGCGCGGCGCGTGTTCGGCGATAGGCTCGCCGGGGCGCTATTTGCGCCAGGCTGCACGCAATCTCGTTCGGGACCGGCGCAGTGCCTTGCTCCGCACCGGCGCGGACAGGCACGTGTCCATTGATGATGCCATCGTTGCCGACGGCGATCCCATCGCGGCGCTTGAAGCGCGTGATCGGCTTGCGCGGATCGAGCAGGCGGTCCTTCGCCTCAAGCCACTGACCCGGCAGATATTCCTCGCATGCCGCATCGACGGCTGTAGTTATGGGGAGATCGCCCAGCAGACCGGGTTGAGTGTGCGCGGAGTCGAGAAACAGATGAACCGGGCATTGAAACAGCTTGAACGGCACCTGTCGCGCGATGGATGA